TTCGGCCACCAAACCGTATTGCCGGGCCTTTGTCGAGAGCAAGGTGTTTAGGGCTTCCCAGGTTGAATCTTCGGCGGTGGGCAAGGCTTTGTCGCCCAAGGGCTTCTTTGGTTCAATCGCAATTCGCTGAATTCCGTTTTCCTCAATTACTCCTCTTAAATCCGGCGATTGCACAAATATGGATTTAATCAACTCTTCCTTGTTCCCGATGGGCAAAATAATCGTTGATGCGCGGTCGGCGATGGCCGCCAGTATTTTTTCTTTCAAACCCCCGATGGGATAAATTTTCCCTTCGTCGTCGACCTGCCCGGTCATGGCGAAATCCTGCCGAAGGGGGCGCCCGGTCAAGGCCGAAAAGATCGTCGCGACGAATCCAATCCCCGCCGACGGACCATCTTTCTTCACGTCCCCCGGTGAAATATTCACCAAGAGACGTTGGCCCTTCAAGGCCGCCAAGGAGCCCCCCAGGCGGGCCATGTTCTTTCGAATATAGGAAAGCGCCGTCTCGATGCTGAAAAGCATGTCGGGCTGAAGTTGACCGAAATTAACGACTTCCACGGCGGCGTTGGGATCTCCGCCGGGCCGGATTTCCGCTTGGATATTGATGGTTCCGCCGCCCCGGGGGGAAACGACCAACCCCATGGCTTCGCCCACTTCGACGGGCGCCCGGCTCGCCGCGCCGCGCCGGGGGAGGCCCATGTATTCGCGCAATTTTTCGACCGTCAGGACCACCGGTTTTCCGCCGGACCAATAAACCTCCGACAGGGCGCGCTTCACCAACCGGGTCAACTGCTTGTCCAGTTCCCGGACGCCCGGCTCCTGTGTGTACCCATCCACCAAGGACGTAATCAAGTCCCGCGGCCGTGGGATTTGAACTTGGCCCGCGGCGACGCCCAGGCCTTGTATTACGCGCGGAAGCAATTTGTCCGTGCCGATGATAATTTTTTCCGCCCGATCGTAGGCGGGCAAACGGACGATTTCCATCCGATCCTTCAACGGCTCCGGAATTTTATCCTCCTCGTTGGCCGTCGCGATGAACAAGACCTCGGACAAATCAACGTCGCCGATGTTGTGATCGGTGAAGTGGTCGTTTTGCTCCTCGTCCAACGCCTGGAGCAACACATCGGCGGGGTTGCCCTGAATACCCGCGTCCATTTTTTCAACCTCGTCCAACAAAATGACGGGATTTCGAACTTTCATCTTCTGCATGGTTTGAACGATGTTCCCGGGCATGGCCCCTTGATAGGTGGGGGAGTGGCCCCGGATTTCGGCGGGATCCCGGGTGCCGCCGAGGGGAACCCGGCCGAATTCGCGGCCCAAGGCCCGGGCCACCGATTCCGCCAGTGTGGATTTTCCGACGCCCGCCGGCCCCACCAAACAGAGGACTTTTCCGGTTCCCCGGCGGCCGTGCCGCTCCCGTTGAATTTGTTCGGCCAAATAATCGGCGATCTCGTCTTTGGCCTCGGCCATGCCGTAGTGGCTTTCGTCCAGGTGGGCCCGAGCCCGGGTCAAAATGGCCCGACCGGCCCGACGAAACTCCTCCTCCCGTTGGGCGGGATCCGCGGCCCGGGCCGCGGGCAAGGGGCTCGCCGTGCGTTTCAACCACGGAAAGCGAACGAGGTTTTCCAACACGTCGCGGATGTTCCCGTATTCGTGAGAACCTTCCTGGGCGTTGTTCATTTGGGCCAACAGAGCCATGCCCCGACGGCGGGCGTCGTCCGGCAGCATTCGAACCCGGGCGGTCAACTCTCCGGTCTGCATATGGGCCCAGACCGTTTCCAGATCATCGGCCATTAATTCCCGGTGTTGGCGGTGGGCTTCGGCGGCGCCGTCCCGCAACAAGGAGGCCGCCAGGGCAAAATCCACCTCTTCCTTTCCCATTTTGATTTCCAACCACCTTCGGGCGGCCTCGTCGACCCGAACGCCGTTCCGTTCCAGCGCGTCAAATTCGTATTCCAACAACACCTGGGCGTTCGCGACGCGCAACCGGTGTTGGGGAATCCAGCGGAAAAAGACGGGAAGATTTTCCGTAAAATCGGCGTTGGTCTCTTCGTTGGAAAGGAAAACCAACGGAAGCGGATTTCGCTGGCTTGTCCAACGGCCGAGCACGCGGGACAGGGAGCGGGCCCGGGTGTCCCCAAACCGGGAGCGGAATTCGTCCAAATCGATCACGAAGACGACATCGCCCGCCCTGTGGGCTGACTCCATCATGGCCACCATTTCCCGGAGGGCGTCCCGGGGATCGACGGGGAATTGATTGATTTCAACGGTAATCACACGGCGGGGACGATGCTCCCGCTTCAATCGTTCGGCCAATAGACCGGGGAAGACCGCCTTGGTATTGTCCGATGGGCACACAACGTTGACCGATCGAAAAACCTGCCGATCCAACAAATCCACCACCACGCCGGTGGCTTCTTCGAAAGTGGCCTGAAAAGCCGACGACATCCCCCCGGCCGTTTCGGCACCGTGCAACGCCAAACGCCCCCGCTGCGTTTCCTCCTGGACGGACAACGCGGCGAGATACGATTTCCAAATGGCGCCCACCCGGGGCATCGCTTTTTCCTCTTTTTGGAGGGAAGGAAACACCTCCCCAACCAATTCTTCCAACAGTTTGTTGAGTTGGGCATCAATGACTCGGCGAACCTCCGTTTGATTGGCGCTCATTTGAGGAAATGCGAAATCGTAGGCGCGGGCCTTCAAATAGCCCGCGATCGTTGAGATCGGGTCCCGCAAATCGGACAAGGCGGAATGGATTGTCTGGTCGGTGGCCGCGCTCACGGCGGCGGCCTTGCTTTCCAATTCCCGCAACGGATTTTTTAAAAAATCTTCGTTGGCTTTTTCCCCGATGTCGGCCACGTCCTTTCTGACCAGCTCCAAAAATTCCGCGAATTGTTTTTGAAGGAGCCGTCGGTCATTTTCCGCAGCGACGGCCGACCGGCTGTGGCGTTGCAAAAGGGCCGATTCCAGTTTTTCCAATCGCGAAGCGTTTTCCTGGAATTCCGCCTGAATCGTCCGAGTAATTCCGGCGCGATAATTGGCCAGCATTTGACCCGCCAGCGAGACGGGAAGGACGTCGAAAATCAGTTGGCGGTATTCGGCGAAGTCCGGATCGGCGCATATGCCCTCGACGAACTGGGTCATTTCCTGGGGGTGGGAATACACGAGCGCGCGCAAAACATTCACCAACCGCGGACGGCTGCCTTCGTCCGCGATGGCGCGGTCAAAGAGCGTCATCAACGTGTCGCTGTTTTCCAGAGGGTCCGCAAGCAGGGATTCCAAATCGACCGTCGATCCTCCGAGATCGAACAGCCAGGGCGCTTCCCGCAACGGAGTCGCCTCCAACGTCTTGGAAGCGGCCGTTTCGCCCGAAGAGGATCCCAGGGTGGACGCCGCCGGTTTTGCCGGTCCCTCGATCGGCATCACGTCGTTTTCCCAGGAAAGCGCGGACGCTTTTGAATCCGGCCACCGGGAGGCGGGGGATCCCGCCAACCCCAGACGAACGGCTTCGGCTGGATCGTCGATCAAGCAATACACCATCTGCCCGGACAGGGAAGGCAGGTCGGCCAACAGGTCCACCAGTACCTCCCGGGATCCGGTGACCGTCCATTCCCCCGGCCGTTCCCCGGATCGAAAGGCGGCGCCGGGGGGAGGGTTTTTGGCCAATTGCTGAACGGACGCGTTCCATCGTTCGACGGCGGCTTTTTCCTGGGGACCCGAGGTCGGTCGAAGGGATCGTTCGCGAATCCAAAAAAGGCCGGAGGCCAGGTTTAACACGGGACCGATCAAATAGGGCGCGGTTTTAAAGGCTTCCTGAAACAGGTGCGCCTCGGAGGCCGATGGAAGGAACAGATAGCGGGCCCCCGCTTCGCGGGCGGCGATGGCGCGTTGTCGAACCTCGGGCACATCCAACACGCGCCCCCGCAAATCAATTTCACCCGCGAACACCGCGTCTCGCCGGACCGGGCGATTCAATCGTCGGGACATCATCGCCACCACAAACGCCAATCCCTTGGTGGAATCGTCCTCTCCGATTCCCCCGGGGGCGTCCAGTCGAAGGGCGCCCCGGCGGGCCGTTTCCGGAAGGGCGTCCATTCCCAGCTCCCGGGCCGCGGTCTCCAATCGATGGGACACCAAATCCCCGGCCAATCGGGCGCTGTTCACCGTGGCGGGACCCCAAGTTTGATTGACGATCAATCCCGTTTCGGCAGAATCCGCTTCCGCTCCCGCCCGAACAAATCGCAATTGGCCCCGGGTGGTCGGCACGGCGACTTCGCCCACCCGGTCCTCCGCGCGAATGGCGGGGTATTCCCAGGGTTTTCCGAGGAACCGCCCCAAGGATTCGTTGTCGACCGTAATCGTCTCTCCGCGGTCGAACCATTCGCGCAGGGACCGCAAAAGGACTTTCCGAAGTAGTTTCACCAGGCGCCGGGCCCCCTCTTCCCAGGTGTATCCGCGGGCCACCGCCCGGACCAGCGATCGGGGATTGGGGATGTCAATTTCCGACGCGATGGGAATTTCCTCGCGCAGCCGGGGGAGAACGTGCCGGGCCCCGATGTCGACCTTTTCGTCGACGCTGTAGCCGGGAACGTGAATGACGGTAAACCGGTCCAGCAGCGGCCCCGGGATGTTCAGGGAGTTGGCGGTGGCGATGAAAATAACGCCGTCCAAGGGGGTGGGCCCCAGGTAACGGTCCCGGAAATCCTTGTTCTGTTCCGGGTCGAGCGCTTGAAGCAGGAACGCTCGGGGATCGCCGTTGCGGGCGCCGAGTTTGTCGATTTCGTCCAGGCCCACGATGGGATTGGAGATCCCGAGATCCAGGAGGGCCCGGGCCAATTTGCCCATTCGGGCTCCGATGTAGGTTCGGCGGTGACCGGCGAGCTCGGCCTCGTCGTCCATACCGCCCAGGGGAATGACTTCGAATTTTCGATTTTGAATGGCCCGGGAAAAAGCGCGGACCAACGTTGTTTTGCCCACGCCGGGCGGGCCGACCAACAGGAGGTTCCATCCCGCCTTTCGTCCTTGTCCCGTTTCCCGTTGCAATAACTGAACGACGTACTGCAGCATTTCGGCCTTGGGTTCCTCCAACCCGCTGTGGCTTTGATCCAGGGAAGCGCGGACCGAGGCCAAAACTTCCTGGCGGGCCAGGTCCAAGGCGGGGGCGGGAAGGGTCCGGGATCCGGGGATCAAATCCGGCGCGCGTTCGGTCCAGGGAAATCGAATGAGGCTGTTGAGGAACTCCGCCACCCGGGGTTGCTCGGGATTTCCCTTCAGCATTCCGTATCGGCGGATTTCCCGGTCGGCCTCCTCGGACACCTCCGGGGGGAAGACTTCACGGCGGGCCCACAAACGGGCTTCCAGCGGAAGATTTTCCATGGACGGCAATTCCCGAAGGGCCCGATCCACGGTTTCCGGACGCAGCACCGCCGCGCCCGGCCCGGGGGCGGCCCGTTCCAAGGTCGCCGCCGCCTCCAACACCCGGAGCGCCATGGAATGTCGGTCGTAGGGCGTCCGGTTCTGGACTTCCGCGTAGGCCCGGTCGATCAACGCGGGGGGAATCTCGACCCCCAGGCGTCGCCCCAGAGTGTTGGCGTCAAAATTGAGGAGGGCCCGAGTCGCGGCGGAAGAGGAAAACGCCGGCGCGGCTTCGAAATATTCCCGAAACATCTTGGATTTGCGCAAATAAAGCTGCTGGGTGGGTTCCGACGCCAGGGCCACCAAGGGCGGCGGGGAGAACCCCCGGCGGCTCATTCCCGACCAATATTCCAGGACCCGGTCGAGCACGGGCATGTCCTCGAATTGAAAGGCGTCCAAATCCAACACCACAACGACGTCGCCCGTTTGGGCCGCCAGGCGCAGGAGCCCGGGCGTGCCGTCCGGCTGCTCCGTCAGGCTTTCATAAACGATTCGGTCGCGGGACGGGTCGGAAAAGACCTTCATTAAATCCACGTAGACCAACTTCCGTCCCGCCAACGGGTCGCCCGGGCGTTGGTTTCGAAACCGGTGGGCCAAGGCCCGAAGCAGCGGTTTCTTTTGTCGGTCGGAAGAAACCACCAGGGACCCCGTGGTCAATAATCCGGGGCGTTCCAAGGAGGCCTGAACGCGGTTCAGGACGCTTTGGCCTTCCGGAAACTCGTCCATGGAGGGCGTCGGAATCGCGGACCGATCAATTTCCTGTTGGGCTTGGGACGTCAAATCCTGAACGATATCGCCGAGGGTTTCCGTCAACAAATCGGCCGCGTGGTAAATGGGCCCGACCGCGTCGAGCGTAACGCGGTCCTGGGAGAGGACCCGTTGAATGAACCGAATTTCCCGGTTTCGAAGTCCATGAAGAAGGGCCCGGGCCCGGTGATGGGCATAGAGCGGTTCGCGGAATATATAGGGGGTCAATAGGGCCAGGGCGTCGGCCTGGACGTCCCGCAGCGCTTGTTCGTGGCGTTTCGCGGCCTCGCGCAATAGCGGGATCGGGTCTTTTCCGGCCGCCCCGGAGGCGCCGGGAAGGGATTGGGCCAATTGTTCGTCCCCGACCCGATTTTCCAACAATCGTTGCAGCTTGCCGCGGATCTCGTTTTTGATCCGTGCAACATCGCCCCGGGAATATCGGGAAAATGCGGGGTGCCCACCAGGGTGTGCAGGCCTTCCTCCACCCAATCCGTGTTCTGGTCGAGGGCCCGCATCACCCCGGCCAAGGATTCGAAAGCCTTCGCTTTCTCCCCAAAGGCGGGATCCAGCAATTGATCTTCCACCGCCCGGGCGCGCTCCAGGAGGACCCGCCGTCGCCGGATCAGCTTTTTGGTTTGATCAAAAAATTGACCGGACATCCCGTGAATGACGCGCCCAAGGACTTGAGGCCCCACGGAACGAATAAAGACTTCCCGGTTCGAACCGTCCAATCCCAAATAGAGGCGCGCCCCCGCTTCGTCGTTCGCCGCCAAATGGTAACGCATTAATTCTTGCACGCCGACCCGCGCGCGGGACAAAGATTCCCGGGCGGCGGCGATGTCCGCCGCGTTTTTTCGGGCGACGGCGTCGGCCAGACGGCGCTCGCTTTCCGACACCGCCGCCAACCGTTTCTTTAACTCGTCGGGCGCCCCGTCGTTTTCGGATCCGCCGGATTCACGCGGAGGGCCTTCCAAACGCCAAAGGCCCAGGTGCCGTCCCCACGGGGGGAAAATCACACCGGCCATGACCGCCCATTGAAGGTCGCCGACGGCCGCCACCGCGTGAAGGCCGTGCGGGCCCGCCAGGACGGGCAGAAGGACCCACGCCGCCCCCAACAACACGCTCCCCGCCGCGATCCAGGGCCAGGTGGATCGCCAAAGCCCTGTAAGTCCGGCCCCGTGACGTCGATGACGATCCGCCAGGCTTTTCCAAAAGTTCGACGGATCGCCGACCGTCGATGAAATCGATGAACCGGCCCGGGGAGGGCGGGTCCCCTCGGCCGTCCCGGCCGCGGTGAACCCGTGAGCGGGATCAAATCCAAGGCGCAAACGAACGCCTCCCGCGAGGCCCACCAAGGACGACCACCCCCCGTTCTGTTCCGACGCGGTCGTTAACAAATGGATGGCGCCCATCCAGGGCCGGTCCTGAGGCCCGACCAAATCGAGCCAGCGACGCTTCACGTTTTCAAAAGCCGTGCTTCCGGTCGCCTTCACCGCCCAGGCCCATTGGGCGGCGGCGAGGGTTTGGCGGTCGGAGAAGTCCTCCAGCCGGCTTTGGTCCCGGAGGGTGGCGGTTTTGGCGGCGGAGGCGGGATGGGTGTTAAAGACCGGACACACCACGGCGTGGCTGGCCCCCGCTCGGCGAAGGAGATCCGTCAACCCCGGCGTGTGGAAGCCGCCCGTGATGAGCACAAGGCGGTCCGCGCGCCAACGACGCGCGGCGGCGATGGTGTTGTCGGCCATGGCCTGGTTGCGTTGAAGGGCGGTTTCGTAGAAAGTCCGCAAATCGTTTTCCGCGCCCCGGAGAGCGTCGTGCACGGCGTCCCCAAAATCCACCGCCGCGCCGTTCCCCAGGAGGCCCTCGATGTCGGCCCAGGAGAAACGGTTCCAGTCCCGGCGCGTGGCTCGCCATTCCCGCGGCGTCATCTCAAAAGACCAGAGGCGTTGGCGGAGGTGAATCCAATCGGTCGCCGCCAAGAGTCCGAGAATTTCGGGACGCTGGGAATCGGGGCTCTGACTCACGAGGCCGTCCACGGCGCGGCGATGGGCGGATTCCATCTCCGTCGTCAGCCGGCCGGCGTCGATAGTGTCGCGAAGGGCCAGGGCTTCCGCGTGGGCCCGAAGGGCCGGCCATTTGGCCGAGGAGGTTCCACCGGTCCGACGGATCAAGTCCAGGATGGCGTGGGAACGATCCAGGGGCCCGGCCTGAAGTCGGGCCCGCAGAGCGGCTTCATCGGCGGGGGCCTCGAACGCCATTCGCGCGGCCAGCTGCCGCAAATCCTGGCGGGCCCGGTCCGGCGAATAGCGCTCTTCAAGACGGCTCAGGCGCCCAAAGGCCTCCAAGGTGGGAAAAAGGGGACGATCGCCGGGGAGAAGGACCGATGCCAGGGCGCGAACGTAATGGGCCAGGGTTTCCTCATCGGCCTCGTAGCGGCGCCGAATGGCCTCGATATCCTGAAGCGGCTTGGGCCAAAGGGTCGCCCGGCGCCGGGCCGCGCGGTCGGCGAGGCGGACCAAACGCCCCTGGGCGAGACCGGCCAAGGGTTCCGCCCGCTCCCGGGCGGCGCGGTTGGCCCGGTGCAAAGACGAGTCATCAACGCCCACCAGGCGCAGGGCGAGGTGGTCGGCGGTGACGGCCAAATGCTCTTCGCCCGTCAGCCAGCCGGCCCGCAGAAATTCGTCGGCGGCCCGATTGCGAAGATCCCGATCGGGGAAAACCTTCAGAAATCCGGGATCCAGTTCTCCCCAGGCGCCTTCCACGCAGACCAAGGCGGAGCCGCCGTTTTTTTCAGCCAGGGATCGAACGAGGCGACCCAGCGCGCGCTGAGCGTCCACGTTGCGATGGGCGTCCTGCACGTGAACGATAAAGGGCATCGTTTGGTCGCCAATGCGCCAGGGGCCGGGAGTTTCCTGCCCCGGCCAAAATCGCTCCTTGACCCATCCGTCCTCGGGCCGGAAGCCAAGCTCTCCGGCGTCCGAATTGGACGATTCCAGAGGTTTCGAGAACTCGGGGAGTGTTTTTTGAATTTCGGACGGTTTTTTCCTGGTTTCCCAAAAGGAGGACGACGTCGACGCCTCCACATAGGGCATTCCCAAATTTGACAGTAAAAAACAACCGGCCGTCAAAGCGGCAAAATGCTGTTTAATTAATTTAATTTTACGGGAAGATCTCATATTTCGCATTAAACATACCAAAGGGAGATAAAGAGGGCCTGAATAAAATGTAAATGTAATGTAAATAAGAAAACATCCATTTGTTTCATGTTGGTTACAATTAATTAAGGCGGGGAAGGACTTTTTGATCTAAATTTAAAAGGAAGCCGTCCGCGC
The window above is part of the Elusimicrobiota bacterium genome. Proteins encoded here:
- a CDS encoding AAA family ATPase, which gives rise to MAQSLPGASGAAGKDPIPLLREAAKRHEQALRDVQADALALLTPYIFREPLYAHHRARALLHGLRNREIRFIQRVLSQDRVTLDAVGPIYHAADLLTETLGDIVQDLTSQAQQEIDRSAIPTPSMDEFPEGQSVLNRVQASLERPGLLTTGSLVVSSDRQKKPLLRALAHRFRNQRPGDPLAGRKLVYVDLMKVFSDPSRDRIVYESLTEQPDGTPGLLRLAAQTGDVVVVLDLDAFQFEDMPVLDRVLEYWSGMSRRGFSPPPLVALASEPTQQLYLRKSKMFREYFEAAPAFSSSAATRALLNFDANTLGRRLGVEIPPALIDRAYAEVQNRTPYDRHSMALRVLEAAATLERAAPGPGAAVLRPETVDRALRELPSMENLPLEARLWARREVFPPEVSEEADREIRRYGMLKGNPEQPRVAEFLNSLIRFPWTERAPDLIPGSRTLPAPALDLARQEVLASVRASLDQSHSGLEEPKAEMLQYVVQLLQRETGQGRKAGWNLLLVGPPGVGKTTLVRAFSRAIQNRKFEVIPLGGMDDEAELAGHRRTYIGARMGKLARALLDLGISNPIVGLDEIDKLGARNGDPRAFLLQALDPEQNKDFRDRYLGPTPLDGVIFIATANSLNIPGPLLDRFTVIHVPGYSVDEKVDIGARHVLPRLREEIPIASEIDIPNPRSLVRAVARGYTWEEGARRLVKLLRKVLLRSLREWFDRGETITVDNESLGRFLGKPWEYPAIRAEDRVGEVAVPTTRGQLRFVRAGAEADSAETGLIVNQTWGPATVNSARLAGDLVSHRLETAARELGMDALPETARRGALRLDAPGGIGEDDSTKGLAFVVAMMSRRLNRPVRRDAVFAGEIDLRGRVLDVPEVRQRAIAAREAGARYLFLPSASEAHLFQEAFKTAPYLIGPVLNLASGLFWIRERSLRPTSGPQEKAAVERWNASVQQLAKNPPPGAAFRSGERPGEWTVTGSREVLVDLLADLPSLSGQMVYCLIDDPAEAVRLGLAGSPASRWPDSKASALSWENDVMPIEGPAKPAASTLGSSSGETAASKTLEATPLREAPWLFDLGGSTVDLESLLADPLENSDTLMTLFDRAIADEGSRPRLVNVLRALVYSHPQEMTQFVEGICADPDFAEYRQLIFDVLPVSLAGQMLANYRAGITRTIQAEFQENASRLEKLESALLQRHSRSAVAAENDRRLLQKQFAEFLELVRKDVADIGEKANEDFLKNPLRELESKAAAVSAATDQTIHSALSDLRDPISTIAGYLKARAYDFAFPQMSANQTEVRRVIDAQLNKLLEELVGEVFPSLQKEEKAMPRVGAIWKSYLAALSVQEETQRGRLALHGAETAGGMSSAFQATFEEATGVVVDLLDRQVFRSVNVVCPSDNTKAVFPGLLAERLKREHRPRRVITVEINQFPVDPRDALREMVAMMESAHRAGDVVFVIDLDEFRSRFGDTRARSLSRVLGRWTSQRNPLPLVFLSNEETNADFTENLPVFFRWIPQHRLRVANAQVLLEYEFDALERNGVRVDEAARRWLEIKMGKEEVDFALAASLLRDGAAEAHRQHRELMADDLETVWAHMQTGELTARVRMLPDDARRRGMALLAQMNNAQEGSHEYGNIRDVLENLVRFPWLKRTASPLPAARAADPAQREEEFRRAGRAILTRARAHLDESHYGMAEAKDEIADYLAEQIQRERHGRRGTGKVLCLVGPAGVGKSTLAESVARALGREFGRVPLGGTRDPAEIRGHSPTYQGAMPGNIVQTMQKMKVRNPVILLDEVEKMDAGIQGNPADVLLQALDEEQNDHFTDHNIGDVDLSEVLFIATANEEDKIPEPLKDRMEIVRLPAYDRAEKIIIGTDKLLPRVIQGLGVAAGQVQIPRPRDLITSLVDGYTQEPGVRELDKQLTRLVKRALSEVYWSGGKPVVLTVEKLREYMGLPRRGAASRAPVEVGEAMGLVVSPRGGGTINIQAEIRPGGDPNAAVEVVNFGQLQPDMLFSIETALSYIRKNMARLGGSLAALKGQRLLVNISPGDVKKDGPSAGIGFVATIFSALTGRPLRQDFAMTGQVDDEGKIYPIGGLKEKILAAIADRASTIILPIGNKEELIKSIFVQSPDLRGVIEENGIQRIAIEPKKPLGDKALPTAEDSTWEALNTLLSTKARQYGLVAEADRAGAVNLAGSPDQMTRFLNDAEIKKNVTSHVTYLIVSHVDQALNALLALGEGTNGVTASASPSPPLAGLAVGGGISALLGGLFFSPDSSAATLTQTLQWAAPLSSPWLVPVVLIAGVLAVKFVFGRVHWLSLSQSSFKSLAAKGLESMNAILSTVLTGVIEFLNALANFRSFFPVPPLGQEGFNSPTTPVLLAQAPQLASLLSSPARQWLEQRIESPGSARSQWVSGLVGWAEGHFNLEESRYIQKALHNNRTKGAIQVGENGAKAGDPGRLLMLVRSISPALNREFLKQLRQMAEDRLVGKVSTREELNGAMDRIAVNAWPSPEFANLDEEKKESTRRTLLEIQEVLIAALDIQTATGNTTASPNEFEPVSEIAPGELNSGKNGWVMASQAMFLRPTLLEFREVYVLDADLLNTKASAEVERLIKQQARLEGDNPPLVAIVSEKDDTAAVKSRIPSDRWGLPAARILPLGFDGLSRANAIEFAPTGRRVSLEALKTEIARQSGGGNGQALRVTLWAAAGRSEVFDGALVRLISVEEDLLLEGAAASAFIEQLRQLFPPVEADQMIRNLSPDGTGRVIRLPGRSPLLQGTISTIQTDLLIQTNA